A region of Saccharococcus thermophilus DNA encodes the following proteins:
- a CDS encoding cytosolic protein codes for MEEREKYSDFSTVEKQKNFLTAEEFPEGPYGSPRRDDEPVENKSTPWKKGQRHYSAFNYEFKSFHQNIPRRDPGAHPPHDDPRENEQFPYGQDEWMRGYPLS; via the coding sequence ATGGAAGAGAGAGAAAAATATAGCGACTTCTCCACCGTGGAAAAGCAGAAAAATTTTTTAACGGCGGAAGAATTTCCGGAAGGACCGTATGGGTCGCCGCGCCGCGACGATGAACCGGTCGAAAATAAAAGCACCCCATGGAAAAAAGGGCAGCGCCATTACAGTGCGTTTAACTATGAATTCAAATCATTCCATCAAAATATTCCAAGACGGGATCCTGGGGCACATCCTCCGCATGACGATCCGCGGGAAAACGAGCAATTTCCGTACGGCCAGGATGAATGGATGCGCGGCTACCCTCTTTCATGA
- a CDS encoding YutD family protein, with the protein MICINNICYELVENVKNAFNEEAFRARYADILSKYDYIVGDWGYNQLRLRGFFDDYNQKATYDTKISTLSEYLYEYCNFGCAYFVLRKIKR; encoded by the coding sequence ATGATATGCATTAATAATATTTGTTACGAACTGGTGGAAAACGTAAAAAATGCCTTTAATGAAGAGGCGTTTCGCGCGCGGTATGCCGACATTTTAAGCAAGTATGATTATATTGTCGGGGATTGGGGATATAACCAGCTCCGTTTGCGCGGCTTTTTTGATGACTATAACCAAAAGGCGACATATGATACGAAAATCAGCACCTTATCGGAATATTTGTATGAATATTGCAATTTTGGCTGCGCCTATTTTGTGCTTCGCAAAATAAAACGGTAA